Sequence from the Wielerella bovis genome:
ATACATTTCGCGTTGTGGCGTACCCAAAGCGCGACGCATTTCCGCATTAATATCCACTTGCACATCACGGTCTAATGCTTTGGCGGGGTCATCGCTGACCAATTGTGCTTGCGCCGCAATATACGGCACACCTGCGCCCGATGCAGCCTGAATAATGGGTGCTACTTGCAAAGTTTGTTGATAATGTTGCAACACAGGATTTTTTTCATAATCCAAGCGCAATTTTTCTTCGCCACGCACAATATTATATTTTTTAACAATACTTTCAATGGGATAAGCAGATTGACTGCGCCAATAACGGTCAAATTCCTGCGAAATGCGCGTAACAATGCCGCCACTGACCAACACGTCCACATCCGAAAATACGGTTTCATCGCCCACATCAAAATATTCATCACCAATATTGCGTCCACCAATGATGCTGGCACGATTATCCGCTGTCAGTGATTTATTGTGCATACGGCGATTAACGCGTGGAAAATCATGTAGATAACCCAATGCGCGCCAACGCCGATTCAAAAATGGATTGAATAGCCGCACTTCAATTTTCGGGTGTTGATTCATGACCATCAACACATCATCCATGCCGCGCGTATTGTTATCATCCAGCAACAAGCGCACACGCACGCCACGTTCTGCTGCTTGATAGAGTTTTTGCAACAATAGGCTGCCTGAAATATCGTTATGCCAAATATAATATTGCGTATCAATAGATGTTTCTGCATTTTCTATCAATTTGATACGCGCGGCAAACGCATCTTGTGCGTTATCCAAGATATAAGTATGCGCGTTGAATTTGGGTTCGCTGCTGGATTCGTCTGATTGTGCTTTTGTGTCAGCAGCAGTTAGTGGTGGTAATTGCAAAGCGCGTTCCAGTTTTTCGGCACGCACGGTGGGAATATAAATACTTGGTGTGCGGTTGGATAAATCAGGTAGCGTGGTTTGACACGCAGCAAGCAAGATGATGCTGGTATAGATGGTTATTTTTTTGAAATACAACATAAGTGTGTGAAGAATATGATGAATTATATGAAAATTAAAAAACAAAAGGCAGCCTGAAAGTATTTTTTTATTTTCAGGCTGCATAATCATTATGGACGATGTTCGCGTTTTAATCGCACATAAACAATGCGTTTGGCTATGGCGATGGTTTCATTGTGAGCATCAAATAAACGCACGGTAAATTCGGGCAAATGTTTTTCGCCATTGGCAGCCGCATTTTTTATTGCGTCAATTTCTGCATGACTTAAACGGCATTCCAAAAAAACTTCGCCGTATGCGGCTTTGACAAAATCAATATGGGCTTCTTTGTCCCACACATAATAGGATTTTCCCAAAATATTTTGCAGCATCATGGCATAAATCGGGTCGGTAAACTTGAATAAACTGCCACCAAATTGGCTACCATGCATATTTTTGGTAAGTTTCCAATTTTTCATTTTACCTTTGACTGCGGTAAAATCTTCGGCAATTTCGGTGATGACAATGCCTGAAAACAACAAGGGTAGCCATAAGTTGATACGACGTTTCATGATTTGTGCGGGAGTACGCGAGCATTTTAGCCAAGAAAACATAAATATCCTGAAAATATGTCAATTAAAATAAAGACCTGTATTCAAAAGATGAGAATACAGGTTTTTTATATTTTCAGGCTGCCTTTTGATGATGAGGCAGCCTGAAAAATTATGCTTCGCTTAATAATAGACGATGCACGGTTTCTTTATCAGCATGCAGCAGTTCATCACGAATGTGCTTATCCGAGAATTTGCTTGCCAAATGCGACAGAATTTCCAAATGTTCACCTGTCGCTTGTTCGGGTACGAGTAAGACAAATACCAATGAAACTGCTTTGCCATCGGGAGCATCAAATCCCACAGGCTCTTTTAAACGTGCAAACAAACCTGTTACATTTTGCACGCAAGAGGAGCGTCCATGTGGAATAGCAACACCTTGCCCCAAACCTGTTGAACCGAGTTTTTCACGCGCAAATAAACAGTCAAAAATCATTTCTTTGGGAAGCCCAGATTCACTTTCCAGCATTTCTGCCACTTGTTCAAACAAGCGTTTTTTGCTGCTGGTTTCCAAGTCCAGCACAATACGTGAAAAAGGAAGAATATCGCCAATGACTTTCATGTGATGCAACTTTTAAAAAATAAACAGGTGCGGATTTTAACGCTTGCTTACATACTCTACAACATTTTCCATTAAATTTATATTTTTCAGGCTGCCTGAAAAGATATTCCAATCTGAAACTTTTGCCAAACCCCAAAGTGCAGACCAAATTCTTGGATCCGACATTTTTCATGCTCCACAACTATAGTGAATTCAATTTAAATCAGGACAAGGCGACAGCGACCGCCGTGTACACCTAGTACATAAGGTGTAGAAATTACTAGCGTTGTTTACAGTATTGAAAGACAATACTGCCATGAATATCCATAAGAACACTCGCCTTACCCCACACCATCGTCAAGCCATTTGGCTAGCTTATACGCAAAACAAAGAAAGCGTTACTTCACTGGCTCGCCGTTTTATGGTTAGTCGCCAAACCATTTATCGTGTACTGAAAGCCGCTCGTCTTCGCCTACTTAAACCGCAAAACAGCACCAACAATCGTTTCAAACAAGCAAAATACGGTATGAAACGATTAGCCAAAGTAGAACGAGAAATTCAAGAGAAACTCAAAAAGCAAGCACAACGATACAATAAATCTTATCCTGGCGAAATGGTACATGTAGATACCAAACGCTTACCTTTACTTAAAGGACAAAAAGCAACGGATAAACGTGAGTATCTGTTTGTTGCTATTGATGATTTTTCTCGTGAGTTGTATGCTGCCATTTTGCCTGATAAAACTGCTACAAGTGCGGCTAAATTTCTAACTGAACAAGTCATAGAGCCTTGCCCATACCAAATTGACTGCATTTATTCAGATAATGGTAGTGAATACAAAGGTGCGGCAAATCATGCGTTTGGTGTGGCGTGTTTTGAAAACAATATCAATCAAAAATTCACTCGCCCAGCACGTCCACAAACCAATGGCAAAGCGGAACGCGTAATACGAACGATTATGCAGATGTGGTATGAGAAAACAGAGTTTACTGATCCATTGCATCGGCAAAAGGAATTATGTCGTTTTGTGAATTTTTATAATACTGTAAAGCCGCACAGTTCCTTAAATGGCGATACGCCATTTGAAGTGTTACAAGCTTATTTTTCTCAACCTGTTGTGTAAACAACTCGGTTTATTTCTACACATAAGGGAGCTGGCAACGCTGTACTGGTTTAAATTGAATTCACTATAATTTCAAACGACTATGGTATTTGTATAGCACGCAATGGATACACAGCAAAATAATATGTAAAAAGAAAACCGCCTAAACAAATGCTTAGGCGGTTTAAATTTGGCTCCCCGAGCTGGGCTCGAACCAGCGACCTGCGGATTAACAGTCCGTCGCTCTACCGACTGAGCTATCAGGGAATGAATGCTTGCATTATACAGGAAGCCTGAAATTTGTCAAATCATCTTTTGATATTATTTTTTATATAATTGTTCAAAAAAGAAATTTAATTTCAGGCAGCCTGAAAACTATTTATCCAAATCAAATTCTTTGTGCAACACGCGTGTTGCTAATTCCATGTATTTTTCATCAATCAACACAGAAACTTTGATTTCAGAGGTAGAAATCATTTGCAAATTGATGCTTTCAGCTGCCAATGCACGGAACATTTGTGCTGCCACGCCCACATGTGAACGCATACCTAAACCCACGATAGACACTTTACATACCGCATCATCGCCACTTACTTCGGTTGCGCCAATAGAATCTTTCAGGCTGCCTAATAAATCCAAAGTGTGTTTATAATCACCGCGTGGTACGGTAAAAGAAAAATCAGTCGTGTCTTCGTTGCCTACATTTTGAATAATCATATCTACATCAATGTTTGCATCTGCCACAGCGCCCAAAATTTGGTATGCAATCCCTGGTTTATCGGGCACGCCTCGCACATTAATGCGCGCTTGGTTTTTATCAAATGCCACACCAGCCACTACTGCTCTTTCCATGTTTTCATCTTCCTCAAAAGTAATTAATGTTCCATCGCCACCATCTTGCAGGCTACTCAATACGCGCAAACGAACTTTGTATTTACCTGCAAATTCCACTGAACGAATTTGCAAAACCTTGCTGCCCAAACTTGCCAATTCCAACATTTCTTCAAAAGTGATGGTATCCATTCGTTTGGCTTCGGGAACAACACGCGGGTCAGTAGTATAAACACCGTCCACATCGGTATAGATTTGGCATTCGTCTGCTTTTAACGCTGCTGCCAATGCCACCGCCGATGTATCCGAACCACCGCGTCCCAAAGTAGCAATATTGCCTTCGGTGCTGATACCTTGGAAACCTGCCACAATCACGACACGTCCAGCGTTTAAATCTGCCAGCATTTTTTCGCTATTAATGTCTTCAATACGAGCTTTGGTGTGTGCCGTATCGGTTTTCACAGCAACTTGCCAACCTGTGTAACTCTTTGCATCTACGCCAATATTTTTCAACGCCATTGCCAACAAACCAATGGTAACTTGCTCGCCCGTTGCCAACACCACGTCTAATTCACGTGGGTCAGGAAATTCTTGCATTTCGTGTGCTAACGCGACCAAGCGGTTGGTTTCGCCACTCATGGCAGACACCACCACCACGACATCATGACCCTCATCTCGCGCTTTTTTCACGCGATTGGCAACATTTTTGATTCGCTCGGCAGAACCAACCGAAGTGCCACCATATTTTTGTACAATCAACGCCATTTTCTGCTTCCTATTTTGATATAGATGGAAAAAGTTGTTTGGATTGTAGCATAAAATTTCATTTCTGGTAGTGGCAAACAAGATTGTTTATTTGGACGTGGCATTTTATAAATATATTTTATTTTATAAATACTTATATAAATAATTACAGTCCCTGCGAAATAAAAAATAGAATATTTAAGTATCCCCCCCTATTCAGTTGCGTAAGAAATTCATTTTCTTGTTTTCAGGCTGCCTACCGAAATAGGCAGCCTGAAAATAAAAATTCATATTTATCACAATATTCAAAACACAATACACTTTGCGCAATAAAAACTGCCAATTCTTTTTATAGCAAAACCCAAGCCTTTTCAGGCTGCCTAGAACTTGCCGAAATAGCTGTATAACGCTATCATGCCAGTTTTGAAAACAACCACACATAAGGAACACAAAATGGCATTCACTCTTCCAGAATTGGGTTTTGCTTACGATGCGTTAGAACCATTTTACGATGCACAAACTGTTGAAATCCACCACAGCAAACATCATCAAACCTATGTAAACAATGCTAATGCAGCGGTTGAAAGTTTGCCTGCTGAATACCACAATTTGTCTGCCGAAGAAATCATTTCGCGTGTCGCTGAATTGCCAGCGGATAAACAAATGCCTGTTCGTAACAATGTAGGCGGTCATGCAAACCATTCTTTCTTCTGGGAAAACTTGAAAGTCGGTACAACCTTATCAGGCAACCTGAAAGCAGCTATTGAACGTGATTTTGGTAGCGTAGACACATTCAAAGAGCAATTTGAAAAAGCGGCGCAAACTCGTTTTGCATCAGGTTGGGCATGGTTGGTATTGAACAATGGCAAATTGGAAATTGTTTCTACGCCAAACCAAGACAGCCCATTAATGGGTAAAGCGATTGCAGGTTGCGAAGGCACGCCGTTGATGGTATTGGATGTTTGGGAACATGCTTACTATTTGAAATTCCAAAACCGTCGCCCTGACTACATTAAAGAATTTTGGAATGTTGTAAACTGGGATAAAGTTCAAGCACGTTTTGATGCGGCGACTGCTTAATTAATCGTATTATGCCCGATTCAGCCTTGTTGCCTTTTGCAAACAAGGCTGTTTTTGCACATGCTTAACAAGAAAGAAAACCTATGAAATTGCAACAGTTGCGTTATGCGGTGGAAGTTTTCCGTCGTAATTTAAATGTATCCGATGCTGCCGATGCTTTGTTTACTTCGCAACCAGGGGTATCTAAACAAATTCGTTTACTGGAAGAAGAATTGGGGACACAGATTTTTATCCGCAGCGGTAAACGCATTGTCGCGGTAACGCAAGCAGGTGTCAAAATCTTGGAAACGGCAGAACAAATTTTACGCAATGTACAAAATATTAAAAACATTGGCGGCGAGTTTTCTGATACACAATCAGGTGTATTAACCATTGCTGCTACGCATTCACTCTTACGTTTCAGGCTGCCTGAAACCATTTCTGCTTTTCAGGCAGCCTATCCCGATGTGCGTTTGATTTTAAAACAAGGTTCGCCCGCTGAAATTGCCGAAATGGTGTTCAATGGAGAAGCCGATTTAGGCGTAGGCAAAGATGTACCACAAAATGCCACAGAACTACGCAAATTATCTTACAGCGCATGGCGATATGTCTTGATACTGCCGCATGAACATAAATTGGCGCATCAATCCCACATCACTTTAACAGACATCGCTGCCCATCCTTTGCTGACCTATGATTTTACATTTGACACAGGTTCAGCGGCAGCACGAGCATTTGCACGCGCCAAATTAGCCGCGCAAACGGTATTTACTTCCGATGACAGCGCGATTTTGAAACAATATGTTCGCTTAGGCTTAGGCATAGGTTTATTGGACGATACCGCATTCCATACCACAATGGATACAGATTTAGCGATGCGAGACATTGGGCATTTATTTGAACCATGCGAATACAAAATCCTATTGCGTGGCGATGCTTTATTGCGTGGCTATGCTTATGATTTTATGCAATTATTACACCCAAGTTTAACACGCGACCGCATCAATCATTTGATGTATGCGCCCGCCATTGAAGATTTTTCTATTTAATCATGCAATCCCGATTAGGCAGCCTGAAAAATGCGCGCAGTTTCAATTTTGCGCGATTTATTTGGCGAAGATTTGACGAAACAGGTATCACGCAAGCAGCAGGCAGTTTAACCTTTACCACGCTGCTGGCATTGGTACCTGTTTTGGCGATTATGCTGGTTGTCGTTACCGCATTTCCCATGTTTGATGACCTCGTTACGGCTTTTTTAAACTTTGTAAACAGCATCATCGTTCCTAGTGGCGCAACAGCGGTCAGTGATTATTTGGAAACTTTCAAATTACAAGCAGGCAAACTCACCACCATCGGCATCATCGCCATGCTGATTACCGTCTTAATGCTGATACAAACCATTGAACAAATATTCAACCGCATTTGGGCAGTACGACAACAACGTTCATGGTGGATACGCTTACCAGCCTATATTGCCCTATTGATACTCGTCCCACTTGGCACAGGTATCAGCCTAACCCTTTCCGCCATTATTTTACCGTTTGACAGTTTAGCCCGAGAATATCCCCTATT
This genomic interval carries:
- a CDS encoding integrase core domain-containing protein, translated to MNIHKNTRLTPHHRQAIWLAYTQNKESVTSLARRFMVSRQTIYRVLKAARLRLLKPQNSTNNRFKQAKYGMKRLAKVEREIQEKLKKQAQRYNKSYPGEMVHVDTKRLPLLKGQKATDKREYLFVAIDDFSRELYAAILPDKTATSAAKFLTEQVIEPCPYQIDCIYSDNGSEYKGAANHAFGVACFENNINQKFTRPARPQTNGKAERVIRTIMQMWYEKTEFTDPLHRQKELCRFVNFYNTVKPHSSLNGDTPFEVLQAYFSQPVV
- a CDS encoding Fe-Mn family superoxide dismutase — translated: MAFTLPELGFAYDALEPFYDAQTVEIHHSKHHQTYVNNANAAVESLPAEYHNLSAEEIISRVAELPADKQMPVRNNVGGHANHSFFWENLKVGTTLSGNLKAAIERDFGSVDTFKEQFEKAAQTRFASGWAWLVLNNGKLEIVSTPNQDSPLMGKAIAGCEGTPLMVLDVWEHAYYLKFQNRRPDYIKEFWNVVNWDKVQARFDAATA
- a CDS encoding DUF4442 domain-containing protein, which encodes MFSWLKCSRTPAQIMKRRINLWLPLLFSGIVITEIAEDFTAVKGKMKNWKLTKNMHGSQFGGSLFKFTDPIYAMMLQNILGKSYYVWDKEAHIDFVKAAYGEVFLECRLSHAEIDAIKNAAANGEKHLPEFTVRLFDAHNETIAIAKRIVYVRLKREHRP
- a CDS encoding aspartate kinase, which translates into the protein MALIVQKYGGTSVGSAERIKNVANRVKKARDEGHDVVVVVSAMSGETNRLVALAHEMQEFPDPRELDVVLATGEQVTIGLLAMALKNIGVDAKSYTGWQVAVKTDTAHTKARIEDINSEKMLADLNAGRVVIVAGFQGISTEGNIATLGRGGSDTSAVALAAALKADECQIYTDVDGVYTTDPRVVPEAKRMDTITFEEMLELASLGSKVLQIRSVEFAGKYKVRLRVLSSLQDGGDGTLITFEEDENMERAVVAGVAFDKNQARINVRGVPDKPGIAYQILGAVADANIDVDMIIQNVGNEDTTDFSFTVPRGDYKHTLDLLGSLKDSIGATEVSGDDAVCKVSIVGLGMRSHVGVAAQMFRALAAESINLQMISTSEIKVSVLIDEKYMELATRVLHKEFDLDK
- the ptsN gene encoding PTS IIA-like nitrogen regulatory protein PtsN, producing the protein MKVIGDILPFSRIVLDLETSSKKRLFEQVAEMLESESGLPKEMIFDCLFAREKLGSTGLGQGVAIPHGRSSCVQNVTGLFARLKEPVGFDAPDGKAVSLVFVLLVPEQATGEHLEILSHLASKFSDKHIRDELLHADKETVHRLLLSEA
- a CDS encoding phospholipase D family protein yields the protein MLYFKKITIYTSIILLAACQTTLPDLSNRTPSIYIPTVRAEKLERALQLPPLTAADTKAQSDESSSEPKFNAHTYILDNAQDAFAARIKLIENAETSIDTQYYIWHNDISGSLLLQKLYQAAERGVRVRLLLDDNNTRGMDDVLMVMNQHPKIEVRLFNPFLNRRWRALGYLHDFPRVNRRMHNKSLTADNRASIIGGRNIGDEYFDVGDETVFSDVDVLVSGGIVTRISQEFDRYWRSQSAYPIESIVKKYNIVRGEEKLRLDYEKNPVLQHYQQTLQVAPIIQAASGAGVPYIAAQAQLVSDDPAKALDRDVQVDINAEMRRALGTPQREMYLVSPYFVPTQSGVAILRDLEQQGVTTTVLTNSLRATDVAAVHSGYLRYRKPLLQSGVKLYELKSDGSQYTLRDKGLTGSSSTSLHTKTFIVDKERMFVGSFNLDPRSARLNTEMGLVLHNPQLAQQMEQRLHEQAQHNAYHVSLNEQGKLQWYDPQNADAPPSHREPEASFWKRAISRVLSWLPIERLL
- a CDS encoding LysR substrate-binding domain-containing protein, whose protein sequence is MKLQQLRYAVEVFRRNLNVSDAADALFTSQPGVSKQIRLLEEELGTQIFIRSGKRIVAVTQAGVKILETAEQILRNVQNIKNIGGEFSDTQSGVLTIAATHSLLRFRLPETISAFQAAYPDVRLILKQGSPAEIAEMVFNGEADLGVGKDVPQNATELRKLSYSAWRYVLILPHEHKLAHQSHITLTDIAAHPLLTYDFTFDTGSAAARAFARAKLAAQTVFTSDDSAILKQYVRLGLGIGLLDDTAFHTTMDTDLAMRDIGHLFEPCEYKILLRGDALLRGYAYDFMQLLHPSLTRDRINHLMYAPAIEDFSI